The DNA sequence GTAGAAAAAGTGCTTCTTCTCACAGGTCAGATTCCATGACTTCTTTGATCCAGGGAAGGTAGTTGGCAATTCTGGTATAAACTCCAGGAGGGAAGTGATTGCCAAAGGACACAATTCCATGCACCACACCGTGGCACACCATGGGGCCTCCGGAATCACCCTGTGGGAGGAGAGGGGACAGGAGTCATTGCAGAGATAATTTAGGATTCCCTTTGGAGAacatgaagagccccgtggcacagagtgttaaagctgcagaactgcagtcctaagctctcatgacctgagttcaatccccagtggtagctgggttttcaggtagctggcttgaggttgactcagccttccatcctttcgaggttggtaaaatgagtacccagcttgctggggagaaagtgtagatgactagggaaggcaatggcaaaccaccccgtaaaaaaggtctgctgtgaaaatgtcaccccaaagtcggaaacgactggtgtttgcacaggggacctttcctttccttggagaACATGAGAGTTCAAGTCAACTCAGGATGATTTTGAGTTTCTCATATCTGTTTGGACCCAAAATATTCTAGTTTTGATTTATCCTTCTTCCAAATTTTGTATCATTTCCTGTTCTTCTCACCAAACTGGATCCATAAAATATGCACATTTTACAACATTTTTGTCAATGTTCATTATTAAGCACACCAATGATGAACCTTGTGCTTGTAAGCTGCATAAAAATAAAGCAAAGAGCCAAAACTATTTACAAAATGAGAACATCAATGATGACAGCAGAATCCATTGAAAAGCCTTATTATTTAAGTTACATGTGGAAAAAACCAAACTgggcatctcatttccctctCTTGTGTCTTCTTGTTGCTTTGGGGGGAACTGTGTTTTGCACAAGCTATGCTTTCTTGAGTGATCCATTCAATTTTAGATAGGCTTATGTCCCGTATATCTTCCTGCAGTTTTAAACTGCATGTTTTTATGCAGGACAGAAACAGATTTTTAGTGACCACTAGAgagagcaaaacacatgtggaataggaaaaaaacccaaagtacACAGGAATGAGGAAAAAAAGAATGCAGTCGACTCCACAACTCTGAAAAGACAGAGGGCAGATGCAGAACTGTGCCCAAACAGTGCCCAGAACTGTGTCCAAACAGAGGGCAGATGCAGAACTGTGCCCAAACTGATTCCAGTGCTTGTGGATCAATGCCAAGAAAATCAGCAGTAAGTCAAGCATTCAttaaaggggcggggggggggcagccacagATTTTCTACCTGCTCATTCCTCCTGGAAACTACTTTGACACAAATGGTGTGTCCTGCTTGTTACAGAAGGTAATAGGGATTTGTAACACTGAGACCTGCAATTAGCTCACAATATGATGGGACTTCTGGGTGGGCTGAGGGTGGCATAAAAATTAGGAAGCTGGCAACAATAGACAGTGAGCAGAAGATTCTCTTCATCACTAGAGGCTGACCTCTGGTTTGCTGCATCACCCCACCCTGGAGCTAGGGAAAGCAGTTTCTGGGACTGGCCTGCACCCCATCCTCCTGGGCTCTTGTGCTTGGCCCTGGAGCTTCCAATGAAAATGACAAAAATTCAGCCCTCCTTTTAGAAATGTCAAATGTCAGCATTTGAAATCTCACATCTGAGTCTGGTGTATAGAAATTACTCTTTTGATTCTTGTGGGGCATCAAGATCAGGCCTCCTGCCCCTGCTCTCAGCAGTGGAGCCCCAAGCAAAGGCAACTTGGCCTTTGAAACAGTCATTATCATCTGTACCATAAACAAAATCTGACATCCACAGCACCAACCTGGCTTGAATCCCGTATCTGGTTGTGGCTGCCTGCACACAGCATTCCATCATTGAGCTCTGGGTAAAACCGCAGGCATTTCTTGCGGCTGACAATGGTGACGTTGGCCTCAAAGAGGTTTTCTGTGATCTGGTCTCTATCAATTAGACCCCATCCCGCCAGACTGCATGGCACCCCTCCGGGGAGATCGCTGCTAGACTTCGGCAAGGGCACCGTCTGGACATACTTGTTTAGGATGGCTTTTGACGTCAGCTGGAAAAAGAAGCGTGAAAGCTCAATGATCGTGAAACCCAGGAGGGATCTGGAAACTCATGCAAAAAAATGGATCTGTGTAGAAACCCAAGCTTGATTTTTAGAACGCAGATTGCAAGTCCTCGTGGTAGTGGAAACAAGAGAAGGTCTGCTTGAAGTGCTatggctgttaaaaaaaaaaaaaaccctttctagAATGCAGGCCTGCTTAATTTATTTACACTCCACCTTTCTCCTTCAAAAGAATCACCCTTTTAAGAGAGAAATActttctcctttttctctctGAAAATCAGTCTTTAGATTATCAGCTTCCAAAATGTTTATTAGTTAACAACTCAGTATTTTTGTAAGTTATATTCCTAAAGAATCTAcctattttttgagtggggggcaaaactaaaaaatgcTGCCCCCACTAAAAAAATGGTGTGGGGGGAACTGCCCACCTCCCACCCCAGGCAAGGCGCCCCCCACTCCCACGTGGGACTGTCCACCCCAAGTCTACCCCCTGCAGGCACCCACCCCTTTTATccttcccaggactttttttgtagaaaaagccctgcttgaactcattagcatattaggccacacccccttggtcCATTAGcttagctcattagcatattaggccacacagtcattagcctattaggccacaccacctgggtaATCAAGTGCATGTGGAACTGGTGGTAGCCGGCTCCAGCCCCctacttgcctccctcccttcctccatgcagaagctgcagctgctcccaccagacctttaaaggcagacataccccagcagcagtccttcagaaaacaatgcccaccactcagggaaagaagggagggagggagggaaatagatgggggagggagaagggagggagaggtggaaagaaagcaaaagtctgggaaaacatgaaatggcagggcattttaagtttctctcccccacccccgtctactccaagctgccggctgacttggatttaaagagagaaataccttctccaagccagcaaatgggggtgggggttggcatTGAGTGccacataatatatgtgaaatAGCCACATATGTCTctgaagccacagtttggccactcctggtctaaaaggtgccactggactcaaaattcatATTAGGCTAACTTaaggggctgagccatgtgtgtcctaaaatgtaatgccagatagatatagactttataaaggacacaggcaaacacaattaaagatatcttTTTTTAACTTGAAACACAAACATCCTTAAAAtaactcttacaatattttgtttaggaaaggtagatgaatagtgggattttgcaatacaattttaaaaataaagcatcagGATCACAAGATTGCACAACGATCACATAACAGAAAACTAATagaatgctctcagcctgggaaaacacgaaatggcagggcattttaagtttctctcccccacccccgtctactcagattagcaatggctctccagtgtaattaAAGTACGCAGTAGGCACTAGTCCTCATGTCCTTTCCAGAGTCTCAGAAACCTTTCCCAGTCCTCATACCCCAAATCCTGAAGTCTGAGATGCCAGCTACCCAGACTGGGGCTTTGTAGATGTACACTGTCACTGACTTACAGACCCTTCGAAGGAGAGTTGTTAGCTGCCAGCAGAGACCGCAAATCACacagagccacaggccaagagtatTTGCTCTGTCTATGAAGCTCAGATCTCAGGCTTTGGATATATTCTTGAGAGTTTGCAAAATGAAATGTGTGTTGTCAGTCTCATTTTGCACCATCACTAAAAGAACAGTGGTCATAAAAGACAAAACACTGACTTATCTGCAGATCTTTTCGACTGTCCGCATGTTTGACTTTGTGATGAAAAAAAGTAATGAATTCTaagagtgggggggagagagaaacaaaactgaCTCAGAGCACCAATGCTcaatttgcaaggacacaattccaggaagcttcagacagagtgtgtgagagagaccgAGATAAAGAAAATAGGGAAAGactgatggacagacagacaaaaggaaaggaaaggaaaggaaaggaaaggaaaggaaaggaaaggaaaggaaaggaaaggaaaggaaaggaaaggaagaaagaaagaaagaaagaaagaaagaaagaaagaaagaaagaaagaaagaaagaaagaaagaaagaaagaaagaaagaaagaaagaaagaaagaaagaaagaaagaaagaaagaaagaaagaaagaaagaaagaaagaaagaaagagaaagaaagagaaagaaagaaaggagggaagaaaggagggaagaaagaaagaaagagaaagaaagaaagaaagaaaggaggaaagaaagaaagaaagaaagaaagaaaggagggaggaaagaaagaaaggagggaagaaagaaagaaaggaggaaagaaagaaagaaagaaagaaagaaagaaagaaagaaagaaagaaagaaagaaagaaagaaagagaagcaactcacctttaaaacggCTGACTCTGCACCATGCCATGCAGCTTGGCCCCCTGAGCTCTGCCAGCAAGCAGGACATTGGGAGGCCCCGCACAAGCACAGCTGGGCCACATGAGCTCCCCTGGCCAGCAGGATGTTGGGAGGCCCCCATGCACATGTGGCTGGACCCACTGAGCTCTACCTGCCAGCAGGACATCAAGAGGCCCCTGTGCAAAAGCAGCTTTCCCCCCTGAGCCCCTTCAGCCAACAGGACATCGGGAGGCCCTCACACAAGCATGGCTTGGCCCCCTGAGCCTGATGGCCAACCAGGAAGCTGCCTGGGCTGAGCCAGAATGCTGCCCAGGCCAGCCAGAATGGCGTTCCAGTGTGTTCTggcacaagaaaagccctgctccttcccaggtctgtgcacagacccaagAAGGAGAAAGGGGTCATTGTGCAGAATACACGCCACTGTGATGCCCCCTGCCCTTTCTCCCCAGGTCTGGGTAACTCCTGCACTATGCTGCAACTCCTGCACTttctccttcctgggtctgtgtaCGTGGATCcagaagggcagagtcccctgaacatggGGGTGTGTGAAATGTGGTGGTCGATGCtgcattttggggtgcagagggcaagcagtcaaaatagttccttattcagaTTTCCTTtggaatacaggcttctaggtggcactccaAATGGAAGCTTGTGGCACCGGAACCGTTGTTTGGACCGGGCACCACCGCAAGTCTTCTTGTAGGGGACAGTGTCCTgagcatggggatgtgtcacttggggtggtccaaatattgttttgagGTATGGTCTGGCCCAAATGTCTGCCTGTTTGAGTGTCCTGGAGGCAACACATGTCCTCTCAAAgtgcagagtcccctgaacaagggGATGTATAATATATggtggtccagaccttattttggggttcagagctttcaaactctcttcagtgtttttggctGGATTGACGAATAAGTGACGAATAAAGAACTGGTAAGAAGGAACCGACTTTAGCCTCCTAGCAGCTTGGCTGTTACAACTCTGAACAGGAAGAGATTCTTAAGGGAAAACTTCTGGAAACTATTTGAGGGTGGTGCTCCTTCTTGACAGGATTCTGCATTTTAAAATGGCTGTTCTTTTCTGCCTTTATTTTGTACAGTTCTCCACTTTTTCAAAGGCAGCATCACCTATTGGGAAAACCTGGCCTGATGCCCCacaaaattggcaaaaaaaagtcCCAAAGAACGGGGGTCGGGCCAGCTCTACCACAGGGGGTGACTCAGAAAGCAATGCCCTGAAAAATTATGGAAATGTGAGATTGTGTGCTAAGTTTTATATCTGAAGATTTCATCCTTCTGCTTTGGAATCAGTCAGTGAAAGGTTACTGAAGCAACAGAAGATTTTGAATGTGCTACCTTCAGGAGAAGAATATCATTCGAAGTGGTGAGTGGGCTGTATTCCGGATGCATGTGGTACGATTCAACTCCAAGCACTTGCTGGGACTTTTCAACATCATGAAGGTTGTGCGCTCCCAAGATAACCGTCATTTCACTAGAAGTAGAACATGGGTGCGCATCTGTTACAATTTGACAACATTTTGAATTGTAGGATTGCCAGAGCTGGGGATTCTAgagttttggggatggagctcacGGAGGACAAGGACCTACGTGGAGGACACATGCCCCaaagggaagtgatctctgtagtctggagatgagctagaaatccagaaggctggcattcctaatttcttccctcccctccgtgGCATGTTGATCTGTGTGTGAAGTTTCCACTTATCATGGTACACAAGAGTGCGAAAATTACTTCTTCCtggtagaagaagatagaagaagatattggatttatatcccactctccactccgaagagtctcagagcggctcacaatctcctttcccttcctcccccacaacagacaccctgtgaggtgggtggggctgagagggctctcacagcagctgccctttcaaggacaacctctgccagagctctggctgacccaaggccattccagcaggtgcaagtggaggagtggggaatcaaacctggttctcccagataagagtccgcacacttaaccactacaccaaactggctctacctttgttttgtttgttggtGGCCTACGGGTGGCAGGCAGGATTATTTTCCACCCATTTGTTAGAAGGAACAAATGAGCTTTAAAAGCCCTGTGGGTAGTGTTCTATGCTCCTCAGTTGAAGGGTAGGACAACTAAGTTTTAAAGGAATATAgctagaaaaaaatatttttttttcttaattcagAATCCAGCACTCCATCTGGAAGCATTCTTATTTGCCATCCAGGGCTagcacatccattaggcagccttaggtggctgcctggagtgCAGCCCAGAGAGGGGGTGACTGGTTGGGCCCTCCCCCCCTCGCCTCTGTGGTGAGAGAAATAGGCAAGCCCAGTGGCATGGTGCCTCAGAGCACACCGCTGGTCATCATAACCTAGCTGCCATCAATCCGTCTCGCAGCTGCCAGAAATTTCCggaagccaggagacagagaGTGGGCGACCTGGCAGCAGGCACACTCTAAGGTGCACTGGCACTGTTGCTATCAGTTCTCTGTATATTAATCTCTCTGTGTGTTAAGTGCTTGTCACGTCCTTATAAAAGTCCCATATGCTTTAATTTTATGGTTGCAGTTCAGACTTTCACTAAATTTtaagaacatttaaaaacaaaagagcTAGAGATGCTCATCTGGAGGCAAAACTGCACTTTGCATGCCTCAAAACTCCTCCTCAACAACAGCATTCCCCAAATTTATTACTTTATTGAAAGCTACTTGTCTCCCCCTTCTTTCCATCCTCATATAGGGACCCCCCCCCAGGCcattgtcagtttggtgtagtggttaagtgtgcgggcacttatctcggagaaccgggtttgattccccactcctccacttgcacctgcttgcatggccttgggtcagccatagctgtggcagaggttgtccttgaaagggcagctgctgggagagctttctccagtcccacccacctcacagggtgtctgttgtgggggaggaaggtaaaggagattgtgagccgcactgagactcttcagagtagagggcgggatataaatccaatatcttcttcattaaaAAAACATCAAAATTCCAAATGTTATCTGTAAAATGAAAGTGGTGGGTTTGGGGAGGTTAGTGACCTCATAGCACAAagtggccatttctccaggggacctgagtcttgagatgagttgtaattctgggagatctccagaattATAAAAACAACCAAAGTCAATATCACGTATACAATCCTGGAGCAGAAATTCTCTTACATTTTACTTTTGACTTTTTAAGCAATAACAATATACTGAAGTCCTAAAATCAGGGAACGGCAAACAATATTTTCAAATTTAAAGAGACAGAGCCTTCTTCAATCGCTATTCCATGCTGAATATAAATAATCCTGCGTGCAAGGTCCAAAAGTCCCAAAATCCAAAGCTCAGAGGAAActgtttaaagtttaaagggatgtCCTCTTCAACCCATGCCAAGGAAAAAGTAATCCCAATATGACAAGCAGTCAACTTGATATGCCCATTTAATTAGACCTATTTCTTCAGgaaatattttatgtttgttttcatctgttgttagccaccctgagagggcggatataaatttgatttttaaaaaagaaagggattaTCCACTATTCAATGCTCACAAGGTTTACATGGAAACACAACTTCCAGTTTTCAGTGTTTTAAACACTGGAAATGTTTGAGCCATTGAGCCATTTTAAGCAAATGTTGTATCTAAGAAAACTGCGGAGTCCTTGTTTCCCGGTTTAAAACAGAAAATTCTGCCTCAAGTGATGGTGGTACACCTGTAAGGGCTCTGCAGCTTTCCTTGAGTGGTGCATGTAATTTACTCAACAGTCACTTCAAGATGTACTGTAATGcaatcttaggcgggcaaggccgttggtccctttcctcgaccgtggtgacctggcaactgtgatcacctcgagattggattactgtaacaccctctacatggggctgcccttgtctcaaagcCGGAgtctacagctggtgcagaatgcagcggctaggctgttattggggctccccatgcgtgagcacatacagcctggcctgtggaaactgcactggctggcgatagtgtaccggattcgctacaaggtgctggccatatgttccccagagggtactcagatcagggacatgGAACATCGacccctgggctgagggaggcaagattgtaGATCActcgagagagagccttctctatagcggccccctattagtggaaccaacttccagaagaagcaagagccttgcgagaccttgtccagttccgcaaggcttgcaagacagctttatttcaacttgcttttaatcgaTAGCCACATGTGAggataccagtttggtgtagtggttaagtgtgcggactcttatctgggagaaccgggtttgattccccactcctccacttgcacctgctagcatggccttgggtcagccgtagctctggcagaggttgtccttgaaagggcagctgctgtgagagccctctccagccccacccacctcacagggtgtctgttgtgggggaggaagggaaaggagattgtgagccgctctgagactcttcggagtgaagggcggggtataaatccaatatcttcatctacctcacagggtgtctgttgtgggggaggaaggtaaaggagattgtgagccgctctgagactcttcggagtggagggcgggatatgaatccaatatcttcatctacctcacagggtgtctgttgtgggggaggaagggaaaggagattgtgagccgctctgagactcttcggagtggagggcgggatataaatccaatatcttcttcttcttcttctacaagaagACGGAAACTACTAAaatgtattattagcaccaaattgtttttaaaatgttttaattgttatattgtttaaggttttaattaacgtttaatatttgtacatgtttttactgttgtgagccgccgtgagcctgcttcagcagggagggggggatataaatccaataagataaataaataaataaatctacacTAGGCAACCTGTGAAGATGCTTTGGAAACTGCAAATGGTTCAGAACACAGCTGCTAGATTGCTGACAGAAATGTCCTCATCAGTGCAGTAGCTGCATTAGCTCCCAATTCAAAGTTTCCTGGTACCCCCATACCTCTAGGATCACCACTCCCAGCCTGATCCTCCTCATCTTCTCCTATCTTCATCATAGCATTTATTGAAGGTCCCTGAACTGTCCCATGAACTGTCCACCTTGTGTCAACAAGGgtaagggccttctcaatagtggccactatttgaagaagaagaagatattggatttatatcccgccctccactccgaagagtctcagagcggctcacaatctcctttcccttcctcccccacaacaaacaccctgtgaggtgggtggggctggagagggctctcacagcagctgccctttcaaggacaacctctgccagagctatggctgactcaaggccatgctagcaggtgcaagtggaggagtggggaatcaaacctggttctcccagataagagtccgcacacttaaccactacaccaaactggctctccactattTGGAGTAACCAGCTGCCTGAAGAGATGCATGCCTTGGgggttctgcagggcatgcaagactGCCTTTTTTCAGACAGCCTTTGGGTGGTGGTTACCCACCAGGCAGTTGGTATGCTTCAGCTATGTCTTCACCATCCATACATCCTGCTCTGCTTGATAGATTTTAATGGGAtagattttaaattgttttatatttaaaaggatttttttaacattttatatttttaattgggtgtattttatatgctgttagccgtcTGAGTCATGTTTAGGGAAGAGGGAgcaagatataaatttgataaataaatgacTTCCTGGGTGGAATGAATAGGACTTACCTCATACAATGTGCTGCTGTCATAACCCATTGGGGAGCCACCAGAAATCCACCACAGCCAAAATCAGATCCCAGTTTCAAGGCAGCCATGTAAGGTCTGGAGTGCGGCTTGGCTTCTTGGCCTCCAATGATCTGACTTTGCAAATGACCTGTGGGAAACACAAGAAGTGTTAGTCACTCTGTTTTAGCTCCAGAATGCTGCCCTTGCATGCAGAGTAacatgtggtggtggtggaaaatgctgacATTCATAGCTGTAgagtttttaaagcaagagatgggatggtttgccattgcctgcgtcCATGTCACAACCCAGTTATTCCTTGCTGGTTTCTCTCCCAAAAACTAGCCAAGGCTGAACTGGCTTCTGATCTGATatccagctagcctgggctgtccaggtcagggcacaataTATTCTTTAAAGACCACCTCCATATAAGGTTGGCAAACGCTATCATTAAGTAACCTTGGGCTAATCACTCTCtcacccaacctacctcacagagttgtgagaataaagtggaggagagcaATGACAGCTGCCTTGAGCCCcttggaaaggtgggataaaattcCCACTTCTTAGTTGTGCATTCCAGGATTTTCAAAATGTTGTCAAATTTTGTCTCAGCTCTGTTGACAAGTAGTTCTATTGGTTCATTTCTACCTCAAGAAAACCATCAGTGGATATTtcgccttcctccaaggagttcaagaTAGCGTACATGATCCCCCTTATCCTTACAACCCAGTAGAGTAGGTCAGACTGAAAGAAAAATAACTGGCCTCACATCTCCCAAGGAGAATGGAGAGTTGACCTGTGTTTCGCTGTGTAGAGGTTGGTGCACTGGGGCTCTGATCTATAATccgatccccactctgccatctaaccttacctcacagggtggttgttgaaGAGAAAATAGTTCATGGACCAGGGACCTtcaataaggtttttaaaatctttatatCAAGAGCCAACACTTCTCAAAACAGCTTGCAAGGAACtcaatataagaagaagaagaagatattggatttatatcctgccctccactctgaagagtctcagagcggctcacaatctcctttatctccctcccccacaacagacaccctgtgaggtgggtggggctggagagggctctcacagcagctgccttttcaaggacaacctctgccagagctgtggctgacccaaggccatgctagcaggtgcaagcggaggagtggggaatcaaacccggttttcccagataagagtctgcacacttaaccactacaccaaactggtgtagtgcAAGCCAAGCAatgtgcaattttaaaaatggcattaaGCAATGTGCAATTTTAAAACCAAGCAatgtgcaattttaaaaatggcattaagactagatatttttttttctcagctgCTATTCAATAATTAATAAAATTTCTTGGTAATAAATAAAATGGGTTTTTTAATAGTTGTCCATAATGTTAGAAAGGAATGCAAGCACAAAGGGATACTGATAACCTAACCATGCAAAAATACTTAAAGAAGTTCAGAAAtctgaagatagattcaggtgagtcactgtgttggtctgaagcagcagatgccaccagactcaaaatttgttcagaAATTTGAAAAGACAGTTAAAAATTAAATGCTGCATAAACATTTTgaatgttttggggagaggcaaaccACTGCAGAGAATGATCAAAGTTCCGTCCTCCCCACTCCTTGCCAAACCCAAAGCCTGGATTCTTCTGTTCCACTGCACCTGGGCCCAGTACAGCTCCTGGCCTGTGCAGAAGatgttatttttgtgtgtgtgtgtgtgtgtggggggcagtgTTCAGGATTTAAATctcccaatgtattttttaaaaagttttcagaTGTTTCCGCAAACCTGGGTGGCAGGTGTGGTCCTGAGCTGCAGATCAAGATATCCATAGATTGGACCTCACttgactattagaatataagatgaaTGGTGTCTCTCTCTTGTTACACTACAACCAGTCAGATAACAAATGTTTCTCTTTACAGAATGCTTGACTAACTTCTATAATTAGCTGAACTGAACTTCAATGAACATGGCAGCTGGCTTAAATGACTTGAAAAGAGGGTTAGATGACTTGAAAAGAGGGTTAAATATTTCATAGAGCAATTGCCATTAGCTGAGCCCATGAGAAAGAATGCATAGAAGAGTTGAAAggggcttccagggtcatctagtccaacccactgcacaatgcaggaaattcataaatatctcccacatacacatacatccgcagtgacccctgctccatgcccagaagatggcaacccattcaggatcccttgccaaagtgGCCTGAAGAAAAAAATGCTGATTGTCCTCAAAGTGGCAATTAGCATTTCCCTGCACAGGTAAGGGCCGTGAaagctaagcactgatgcaacccttcctgccctcctttccatgatctgcctaaactcatagaatcagcattgctctcAGATTGACATCTAgactgttcaaaaacctccaaagaaggagaggacaccacctcccgaggaagaagcCCGTTCCACTAGGAAActctctgtcaagaagttcttgctaatgtttagctgaaaacttttgatttaatttcaacccattggttctgatctgaccttctggggcaacagaaaacaattctgcaccatcccctatatgacagcccttcaagtactaatCAAGCAGGCTCTCTATCTGAATAGCCATCACAAACAGTGGGGGAAAGCTACTGCCCCTAGGCTTCCAGAAATCATCCAGCTGACCAACACTAGAAACAGGaaactgggctagatg is a window from the Heteronotia binoei isolate CCM8104 ecotype False Entrance Well chromosome 2, APGP_CSIRO_Hbin_v1, whole genome shotgun sequence genome containing:
- the GZMM gene encoding granzyme M, producing MKNIHQHFLLLLLCCGLARPGHLQSQIIGGQEAKPHSRPYMAALKLGSDFGCGGFLVAPQWVMTAAHCMSEMTVILGAHNLHDVEKSQQVLGVESYHMHPEYSPLTTSNDILLLKLTSKAILNKYVQTVPLPKSSSDLPGGVPCSLAGWGLIDRDQITENLFEANVTIVSRKKCLRFYPELNDGMLCAGSHNQIRDSSQGDSGGPMVCHGVVHGIVSFGNHFPPGVYTRIANYLPWIKEVMESDL